The genomic region CCCGGCTCCTTGACCCGCACGCCGTCGGCGAGGCTGGCGACCGGTTCGATCAGGCGCTCATCGCCCTTCAGCGCGCGCGCCATCGAGTCGACGCCCTCGACCTGGGCGCCGATGATCCTGACGCCCTGCGACTTCAGTGCCAGCGCGACGCCGGACGCGAGCCCGCCGCCACCGATCGGCACCAGCACCACGTCCGGTGCCAGCGCGGCCAGCTCCAGCCCGACCGTGCCCTGGCCGGCGATCACGTCGGGATCGTCGAAGGCCGACAGCAGGCGGTAGTCGTTCTGCCGCGCCAGCTCGCAGGCGAAGGCCTTGGCCTCGTCGTAGCTGTCGCCGTGCAGGCGCACGGTGGCGCCCCAGTGCGAGACGCCGGCGATCTTGGTTGCCGGCGCGCCGCGCGGCATCACCGTGATCGCGTTGACACCGAGCCGGTACGCGGCCCAGGCCAGCCCCTGCGCATGGTTGCCGGCGGAGGCGGTGATCACGGTGCGGGTATCGCCGCGCTCGTGCGCGGCCAGCAGCGCGTTCAACGCGCCGCGCACCTTGTACGAACCGGTGCGCTGCAGGTTCTCCAGCTTGAGCCAGCAGC from Lysobacter alkalisoli harbors:
- a CDS encoding threonine dehydratase → MDGDVARSQDPDVDVVVGVADVLAAQARLRRHLPATPLHYAERFGCWLKLENLQRTGSYKVRGALNALLAAHERGDTRTVITASAGNHAQGLAWAAYRLGVNAITVMPRGAPATKIAGVSHWGATVRLHGDSYDEAKAFACELARQNDYRLLSAFDDPDVIAGQGTVGLELAALAPDVVLVPIGGGGLASGVALALKSQGVRIIGAQVEGVDSMARALKGDERLIEPVASLADGVRVKEPGHLTRRLLAELLDDVVIVREAELRETLVRLALEEHVIAEGAGALALAAGRRVAGKRKCAVVSGGNLDAGVLATLLSEVRPRAPRRPRRRRREPTMTMSAQEPAIPSIRPTHSMTPPAKAARPRKIDEEVFA